The proteins below are encoded in one region of Paenibacillus albus:
- a CDS encoding Ger(x)C family spore germination protein: protein MKRTALLSLLIAATVLLSGCNYHNELKNLQLIYATALDLNEKNEIVTTVTIQSPGSKERTAPTHEVITASGPTMEEALYQKVGTQLAGPIGTSKNQVMLISDKLARTDLASLLDATFRSSSDPMLSMVAIVRGKASSLIDLERIGSATAGEYLRKLIISARYETSIPNVTLHKIFPIFYDPGRDSALPILKRVGNRAEIDGIALMNNRRFTGYSLNPDQSTLLLLLEGKLGGTCVITRNISNDGMGKNEGNSENDADSENEGKMNVENHSQYASINVVSMNRSKKVWLENSRKVHVRIRLQLEAALIEYGKNSMADKQTIDDLENRLSAMLTAEAKQATGMLKQANSDPLGIGRDLMAFHRGTWNKMDWNTVYPQTEFEPIIKVKIVSKGIKN, encoded by the coding sequence ATGAAACGAACTGCGCTGTTAAGTTTGCTCATCGCGGCCACCGTACTTCTCTCTGGATGCAACTATCATAATGAGCTAAAAAACCTGCAGCTTATCTATGCAACAGCGCTGGATCTGAACGAGAAGAACGAAATCGTCACTACCGTAACCATTCAATCGCCAGGAAGCAAAGAGCGGACCGCACCCACACACGAGGTGATCACTGCATCTGGCCCTACGATGGAGGAAGCACTATATCAAAAGGTCGGTACACAACTGGCAGGCCCCATTGGCACATCCAAAAATCAAGTGATGCTCATTAGCGACAAGCTTGCGCGCACTGATCTGGCTTCGCTGCTTGATGCCACATTTCGTAGCTCGAGCGACCCCATGTTATCCATGGTAGCTATCGTAAGAGGCAAAGCGAGCAGCTTGATCGATCTGGAGCGGATCGGCTCGGCAACGGCTGGAGAATATTTACGAAAACTCATCATCAGCGCCCGTTACGAGACAAGCATCCCTAATGTAACGCTGCATAAAATCTTCCCTATCTTTTACGACCCAGGGCGTGACAGTGCCCTTCCGATCCTGAAACGGGTCGGCAACAGAGCAGAAATTGACGGCATCGCGCTTATGAACAATCGCCGGTTTACCGGCTATTCACTGAATCCGGACCAATCGACGCTGCTTCTCTTGCTGGAAGGCAAGCTTGGCGGCACTTGCGTGATCACCAGAAATATATCGAATGATGGGATGGGCAAGAACGAAGGTAACAGCGAGAACGATGCGGATAGCGAGAACGAAGGGAAGATGAATGTGGAAAACCACTCTCAGTATGCTTCCATTAATGTCGTATCCATGAACCGTTCGAAGAAGGTTTGGCTGGAGAACAGCCGGAAGGTCCATGTTCGCATTCGATTGCAGTTGGAAGCGGCGCTGATTGAATACGGCAAGAATAGCATGGCAGATAAACAAACGATAGACGATCTCGAGAACCGGCTGTCGGCTATGCTGACTGCAGAGGCGAAGCAGGCGACCGGAATGCTAAAGCAAGCGAATTCGGATCCCCTCGGCATTGGACGCGATCTGATGGCTTTCCATCGCGGTACATGGAACAAGATGGACTGGAACACGGTTTATCCGCAAACGGAATTTGAACCGATTATTAAAGTGAAGATCGTATCGAAGGGGATTAAGAATTAG
- a CDS encoding GerAB/ArcD/ProY family transporter has protein sequence MSRFQLFGFILQTQVGIGVIAFPYELHKSADTEGWISIILAGVVIQLLIFAYIALSNRFPGRNLFEYAPLLLGKWLGYLVTILYIIHFALSSCIIMLLEVIFVRLWVLPFTNPLYVMLVNAIILLYFAPESIRIIARYHTLITILIPFLLLLMFLGPDNFDYRYLLPIGDEGWKALLLGMKSSVLSFLGFELLLLVSSDVKLEGKSLVAPTLWANGAATFFYLLVVLACSLNFSPEALDEVPQPVPYYLNGISLPFLERIDLLFLSVWLVKVTATLTSYVYATGRSISSLFHLNKHRIAIYCITPPVCAMGFFWKSEAFLTHLSRVLEFECFIIISLPVALLLVAWMTGKKEGKPA, from the coding sequence ATGTCGCGTTTTCAATTGTTTGGTTTCATATTGCAAACACAGGTCGGCATCGGAGTGATTGCATTTCCATATGAGCTTCATAAATCAGCAGACACCGAAGGATGGATCTCCATCATTCTGGCAGGCGTCGTCATTCAGCTGCTGATATTCGCTTATATCGCGCTAAGCAACAGATTTCCCGGTCGAAATCTGTTCGAATACGCACCGCTCTTGCTCGGCAAATGGCTCGGTTATTTAGTGACAATCCTATATATCATCCACTTTGCGCTCTCCTCGTGCATCATCATGCTGCTCGAAGTGATTTTCGTCCGGCTATGGGTGCTGCCCTTCACTAATCCGCTGTATGTCATGCTTGTAAACGCCATTATCCTGCTCTATTTCGCTCCCGAAAGCATACGGATTATTGCGCGCTATCATACGTTGATCACGATCCTGATCCCATTCTTGCTGCTGCTGATGTTCCTTGGGCCGGATAATTTCGACTACCGCTACCTCCTTCCAATTGGCGATGAGGGCTGGAAGGCGCTTCTGCTCGGGATGAAGAGTTCGGTATTGTCATTCCTTGGCTTCGAGCTGCTGCTTCTCGTCAGCTCCGATGTGAAATTGGAGGGCAAAAGCCTCGTAGCGCCAACGCTCTGGGCGAATGGCGCAGCTACTTTCTTCTATTTGCTCGTGGTGCTTGCCTGCTCGCTCAATTTCAGCCCGGAAGCGCTCGACGAGGTGCCTCAACCTGTTCCCTATTACTTGAATGGAATATCTCTGCCATTTCTGGAACGTATCGACCTCTTGTTTCTATCCGTGTGGTTAGTCAAAGTGACTGCGACATTAACGAGCTATGTGTACGCAACTGGCCGCAGCATTAGCTCCTTATTCCACCTCAACAAGCATCGGATCGCCATCTACTGTATCACCCCGCCCGTCTGTGCAATGGGCTTTTTCTGGAAATCGGAAGCGTTTCTTACACATCTCTCTAGGGTACTCGAGTTCGAATGCTTCATCATTATTAGCTTACCTGTTGCGCTGCTATTAGTTGCATGGATGACGGGCAAGAAGGAAGGAAAACCGGCATGA
- a CDS encoding spore germination protein — MKQLGASPIPADLESAIHALKAVFESESDIQLRPFRLLDKNGCILYHVAFTNKSSLQSQVLKPLLTAISDRFEDVLPVLSIERVDTIELAAAALLQGKCAILLEGLEQTVLADVSVSAGDSGSVPQNEQTIRGSHEGFVDDLFANRQLIRRRLETPDLTERSFVLGTKSPYHVSLLYISGLADDAVVEQISTRIEAVTAKYVKSEGQIADILETSRWSLFPQMLSTERPDTTVSHLMEGRIVVLADGNASAFILPATFFMFFQVPDDFVLRWWNGSFFRFLRYISVLITVALPSIYIAIVSNHFEVLPIDLVFSLKASLENIPFNPLIEALFMITVLELLREAALRLPKAIASTLSIVGGLVIGTEVVNANLVSTTMIVVIALTAVASFSIPSHEMRLALRLVSIPVMFAAVLLGFVGIAFSFSLLFMHLTKLETYGVPYFYPLTPLEPKRLWPAILQLPRKLFRRG, encoded by the coding sequence TTGAAACAACTTGGAGCTTCGCCAATCCCTGCTGACTTGGAGTCCGCCATCCATGCATTGAAGGCCGTTTTCGAATCGGAATCCGACATTCAGCTGCGCCCGTTTCGGCTGCTGGACAAGAACGGCTGCATTCTCTACCATGTTGCGTTCACGAATAAGTCCAGCTTGCAGTCGCAGGTGCTTAAGCCGCTATTGACTGCGATTTCCGACCGCTTCGAGGATGTGCTGCCTGTTCTGAGTATAGAACGAGTAGACACGATCGAACTGGCGGCGGCTGCTTTGCTGCAGGGGAAATGCGCTATTCTTCTCGAAGGATTGGAGCAAACCGTACTTGCAGATGTAAGTGTAAGTGCAGGCGACAGTGGTTCTGTACCTCAGAACGAGCAGACGATTCGCGGCTCTCATGAGGGCTTTGTCGATGATTTGTTTGCCAATCGCCAATTGATCCGTAGGCGGCTAGAAACGCCTGACCTAACCGAGCGCAGCTTCGTGCTTGGGACGAAGAGCCCTTATCATGTCTCGCTTCTGTATATCTCCGGACTAGCTGATGACGCTGTCGTAGAACAGATCTCCACTCGAATTGAAGCCGTCACCGCTAAATATGTGAAGTCTGAGGGCCAAATTGCGGATATTCTCGAGACGAGCAGGTGGTCATTATTCCCACAGATGCTCAGCACCGAGCGTCCCGATACGACCGTCTCTCATCTGATGGAGGGTCGCATTGTCGTTCTGGCGGACGGCAATGCATCTGCCTTTATTTTGCCAGCGACGTTCTTCATGTTCTTCCAAGTGCCGGATGACTTCGTGCTGCGCTGGTGGAATGGCTCCTTCTTCCGATTCCTGAGGTATATCAGCGTACTGATAACCGTCGCTTTACCGTCTATCTATATCGCCATCGTATCCAATCATTTTGAAGTGCTGCCTATAGACCTTGTGTTCTCGCTCAAAGCGTCATTGGAGAATATTCCTTTCAATCCGCTCATCGAAGCACTGTTCATGATAACCGTGCTCGAGCTGCTGCGTGAAGCGGCCCTGCGGCTGCCTAAAGCGATCGCCTCAACACTCTCCATCGTAGGCGGTCTCGTAATTGGGACAGAAGTCGTCAACGCGAATCTCGTATCCACGACGATGATCGTCGTCATCGCTCTCACGGCTGTCGCGTCCTTCAGCATTCCATCGCATGAGATGCGTCTTGCACTGCGGCTTGTTAGTATACCAGTTATGTTCGCTGCCGTATTGCTCGGGTTTGTCGGCATCGCGTTCAGCTTCAGCCTGCTGTTCATGCATTTAACGAAGCTCGAAACCTATGGCGTCCCTTATTTCTATCCGCTCACCCCTTTGGAACCAAAACGTCTGTGGCCCGCAATTCTTCAATTGCCAAGGAAGCTGTTCCGCCGAGGGTGA
- a CDS encoding FAD-dependent oxidoreductase, with translation MKVAIIGGGLAGLTAAAYLSEQPGFRGVLFERSPQLGGRAFTYEKSGFTLNYGAHAIYGLDRHTLSDMERELALQFSSKQVDKRKVMYEKGEHLTPAPMDFVNLVKTDILTTMQKVRFVGEITAIIANIHQIKHYDTLGDYLAESGAAEDVKELWEHLVCSNFFITPEDARRVPGAVISDYYHNLFLSHRPVNYVLGSWAVITNQLRDKVVHSERWSIALQEGVDGIRYEQGKYWLKTKAREEEFDRVVFAMPVQQVTKLLRGTPWEPFLAPYEHNTATEVMVYDIGLNHVVARPFSYISDMNHKLFISDVSATDHTLVPEGGQLLQGIAYLSDESSGGDTDRKAYLDEKTQQMESLFDRHYPGWREAVAVKRVSKKAMVQSVKNIAGNRLLPNRIESMPFFFCGDGCEGKGELAERAFSSGRKAASLLIAEAKKAIHS, from the coding sequence ATGAAAGTGGCCATTATCGGCGGCGGACTGGCGGGCTTGACCGCAGCCGCTTATCTGTCAGAGCAGCCTGGCTTCCGAGGTGTTCTATTCGAGCGAAGTCCGCAGCTTGGCGGACGGGCATTTACGTATGAGAAGTCGGGCTTCACGCTCAATTACGGCGCGCATGCCATCTACGGCCTGGACAGGCACACATTATCCGACATGGAACGCGAGCTAGCACTGCAATTCAGCAGCAAGCAAGTCGATAAGCGCAAGGTCATGTACGAGAAAGGCGAGCATCTAACGCCAGCTCCGATGGACTTTGTTAACCTCGTGAAGACCGATATTCTGACGACGATGCAGAAGGTTCGTTTTGTCGGAGAAATTACGGCTATCATTGCAAACATCCATCAAATTAAACATTACGATACACTTGGCGACTATTTGGCCGAGTCCGGCGCAGCCGAGGATGTAAAGGAACTATGGGAGCATCTCGTATGCAGCAATTTCTTCATTACGCCTGAGGATGCGAGGCGCGTTCCTGGCGCAGTCATCAGCGATTACTACCATAACCTGTTCCTCTCGCATCGTCCGGTCAACTACGTTCTGGGCAGCTGGGCCGTCATTACGAATCAGCTAAGAGACAAAGTCGTTCATTCTGAACGCTGGTCCATCGCCCTCCAAGAAGGTGTTGACGGAATCCGCTATGAGCAGGGCAAATACTGGCTCAAGACGAAAGCACGTGAAGAAGAATTCGACCGAGTCGTGTTTGCGATGCCTGTTCAGCAGGTGACGAAGCTGCTTCGCGGGACGCCTTGGGAGCCCTTCCTCGCGCCATACGAGCACAATACGGCAACAGAGGTTATGGTTTATGATATCGGCCTTAACCACGTCGTTGCACGGCCGTTTAGCTATATAAGCGACATGAACCACAAGCTGTTCATCTCCGACGTATCGGCGACCGATCATACGCTCGTTCCGGAAGGCGGGCAGCTGCTGCAAGGCATCGCCTACCTTAGCGATGAGAGCAGCGGCGGCGATACCGACCGCAAAGCCTATCTGGATGAGAAAACGCAGCAAATGGAATCGCTGTTCGATCGCCATTATCCAGGGTGGCGCGAAGCCGTCGCGGTAAAGCGCGTGTCGAAGAAAGCGATGGTGCAGAGCGTGAAGAACATCGCCGGCAACCGGCTGCTGCCGAATCGGATTGAGAGCATGCCGTTCTTCTTCTGCGGCGACGGCTGCGAAGGGAAAGGCGAGCTGGCAGAGCGCGCATTCTCAAGCGGACGCAAAGCCGCGTCCCTGCTGATCGCAGAAGCGAAGAAAGCCATTCATTCATAA